From the Tripterygium wilfordii isolate XIE 37 chromosome 6, ASM1340144v1, whole genome shotgun sequence genome, one window contains:
- the LOC119999282 gene encoding polygalacturonase 1 beta-like protein 3 has protein sequence MKLFILLSLCFLSFFNNVNHIAGAGRDAAGENPFSPKAYLMRYWSREIHNNLPKPSFLFSKASPLNSVDAVNFARLAAENSLSTHFPSFCSSAKLFCFPDLTNSLEKHDSDSNFIAYDDRNFTNYGTDRLGGVDSFKNYSEVNYVPVNSFTRYSRDSTDHKDKFAHYGTGRNVVDQSFQTYAAGATGGDGQFKNYNSEVNVAYLRFTSYADDANGRPQTFASYSERSNVGGGTFTSYGKNANGSPNEFSSYGKDSNVIASNFNNYGEKGNVNNDSFTSYGFNGNVPENNFKNYGAEANAGSETFSSYRDQSNVGDDTFQSYGKKSNSEKINFGNYGQTFNPGSDRFTGYGEAAKGQAIGFKIYGVNSTFKEYTNKKAMSLKQYTDANSEQAAKKLSGSLVNKWAEPGKFFRESMLKEGTVMPMPDIRDKMPERSFLPRTIVSKLPFSTSKIDGIKQIFHASDNSTMETIIKDSLSECERAPSAGETKRCVASIEDMIDFASSVLGRNMAVRSTDNVEGSKQNIQIGLVKGINGGRVTKSVSCHQSLYPYLLYYCHSVPKVRVYEADLLDPTTNAKINHGVAICHLDTTAWSPTHGAFLALGSSPGRIEVCHWIFENDMTWTIAD, from the exons ATGAAACTCTTCATCCTCCTCTCCCTCTGctttctctcattttttaatAAT GTGAACCATATCGCTGGAGCTGGGAGGGATGCAGCCGGAGAGAACCCATTCTCGCCCAAGGCCTATCTGATGCGATATTGGAGCAGAGAGATCCACAACAATCTCCCGAAGCCTAGTTTTCTCTTCTCCAAGGCGTCTCCGTTGAACAGTGTTGACGCGGTTAATTTTGCCAGACTCGCTGCTGAGAATTCGCTCTCAACTCACTTCCCCTCTTTCTGCTCCTCTGCCAAACTGTTTTGCTTCCCCGATTTGACTAATAGTCTGGAAAAGCATGACAGTGACTCCAACTTTATTGCTTATGACGATCGAAACTTCACTAACTACGGCACTGACAGGCTGGGCGGAGTAGATTCCTTCAAGAATTACTCAGAGGTCAACTATGTCCCTGTTAATTCGTTCACACGGTATAGCCGCGACTCGACGGATCACAAGGACAAGTTTGCCCATTATGGCACTGGTCGCAACGTAGTCGACCAAAGTTTCCAAACCTATGCTGCCGGAGCCACCGGTGGCGATGGGCAATTCAAGAATTACAATTCGGAAGTCAATGTGGCTTATCTCCGATTCACTTCCTATGCCGACGATGCCAATGGTAGGCCCCAGACATTTGCAAGTTACTCGGAACGAAGTAATGTGGGAGGCGGGACCTTCACCAGTTATGGCAAGAACGCAAATGGCTCCCCCAATGAATTCTCTAGCTACGGCAAGGATTCCAATGTCATTGCTTCTAATTTCAACAACTATGGCGAGAAGGGAAATGTGAACAATGATTCCTTTACGTCTTACGGGTTCAACGGAAATGTTCCTGAGAATAATTTCAAGAATTACGGAGCAGAAGCTAATGCCGGCAGTGAAACCTTCAGCAGCTACAGAGACCAATCCAATGTCGGCGACGATACGTTTCAATCGTACGGCAAGAAATCCAATTccgaaaaaataaatttcggTAATTACGGACAAACCTTCAACCCAGGTTCAGACAGGTTCACTGGCTATGGTGAGGCCGCGAAAGGGCAGGCTATAGGCTTCAAGATCTATGGAGTCAACAGCACTTTCAAAGAGTACACCAACAAGAAGGCAATGTCGCTTAAACAATATACTGATGCCAACTCCGAGCAAGCCGCAAAGAAGCTGAGTGGCAGTTTGGTCAATAAATGGGCTGAACCGGGCAAATTCTTCAGAGAATCAATGCTCAAGGAGGGAACCGTGATGCCTATGCCGGACATTAGAGATAAAATGCCGGAAAGGTCATTTTTGCCCCGCACAATTGTCTCAAAACTACCATTCTCAACTTCCAAGATCGACGGAATCAAGCAAATCTTTCACGCGAGTGACAACTCTACCATGGAAACCATAATCAAAGATTCTTTGAGCGAGTGTGAGAGGGCTCCAAGCGCTGGCGAAACCAAGCGCTGCGTTGCCTCCATCGAGGACATGATCGACTTCGCGAGCTCGGTTTTGGGCCGAAACATGGCTGTTCGCTCAACTGACAACGTGGAGGGGTCAAAGCAGAATATCCAGATCGGGTTGGTTAAAGGAATTAACGGCGGAAGAGTAACCAAGTCCGTTTCTTGCCACCAGAGTTTGTACCCGTACTTGCTATATTATTGCCATTCAGTCCCTAAAGTTCGGGTATACGAAGCGGATTTATTAGATCCAACAACGAATGCCAAGATCAACCACGGTGTTGCCATCTGTCACTTGGATACCACGGCTTGGAGCCCGACCCATGGAGCTTTCTTAGCTTTGGGTTCAAGTCCGGGTCGGATTGAGGTTTGTCACTGGATATTCGAGAACGATATGACGTGGACCATTGCTGATTAG